Genomic segment of Apostichopus japonicus isolate 1M-3 chromosome 8, ASM3797524v1, whole genome shotgun sequence:
TATTCTTAACTCAGTATTCTGAATCAGTAAAAGCACCCACCCAGACCTGCTTTGGATGTACGGCAGTAAACTATTCATTACTGTGTTGCTAAAGATAAATTCACGGACTAGTTTATCAAATAGTTGTGTAACCGTGACTGCTAAGTAAGTAGTTTTATGATAACGTTTTCATTTAGAGTATGGTGGTATTGAATTCATGTAGCAGGTATAACTTATACCATTTATATTCCAAGGTAAAAAttcataaatattgaaattgaaaataaattgagGGGAAAGCAGAACCTTTCTGAaattttcttcataaaaatTCTTCAGACATTTGGTGTGCGTGttagtggggggtgggggggagttTAAATGAATATTTGGGGCCCTATTTCCCGTCCATGTGGGTGGAGGGGTGGTGGTAGTGATGAAATGGAAATATTGGATAGAGATCATTATTAAAAGTGGATAAGAGCCTTTTTATTTGTGTATACGAATTTATTATACACATATTTAGTTGTAAACCCCCATCTACATACCTTGTTCCTAAGTCAAAATATGGTTGACTGAATGTAAACTGTTTTAACACGATAAACCCTTGATTCTTCAAGGAGTTCAACAAAGTATGGAGAGGTAAGTGGTTTGTTATGTCATCACGCGGTAAATGTTCTTccaatgtttttctttcctattatAATTTTCTTCTTGAAACATCCTTGAAATGCGATACCGTTGGAATGTTTACTTAACAGTCAATGTTTTGTGTATTTTAGAGTttcatttcatcaaaatataacTATTTTCAACTGATTTGTCGTGATGTCAACATTCTCTCTGTTGTTGCTAAATGCAATTCATGTGAACGAACAGTCTTCTTTTTGAAGGGAAATCCTGCACTTTTCACACCTtgattcatttttcttttgtaacgGCTTTAGACCTTGGACCTCACTGACGTGAGATGTTACCCTGACCCTGACAATGCATCTCTTTTGAAGTGCCCACTGCGACCACTAAGGGTACGTATATTACTTAGTAATGtatccccctcctccaccccccacacacacacccatctCCCTTCATCGATTGTCTCTGTTCATGTTTGTTAACACTTAAAGTTTAATTAAAAGATTGTGTTGTGTCCTCCCATGTAGTATCCAATAGAtaagttgctttttttttataagtaacaaatgcatcaaagactatccccacccccaccctgcTACCTGCTAACGATACTGGCCCCGGAGGTCTTCTATTACAACACTACATTTAGGCAGAAGGGGAAATTCATAACATAAGATATATAAACCTATAAACGCATAGTTTACAATCAAAGAAAACGTATAAAGTCGTAACATACTTACCCACCAAAGGCTGCTATGCTCTTAACAAGTTTTCTGTTCAGTCAGTTTGCATAATCAAGGTTACCATGCAGgtatcagtatatatgcacGAACAAAGTAAAATCTATTTGGTAGTTTATTCATGTACGGTATTTTCTTTTTACAGATGACGGTTAAAGACACAAATAGTTCGGGCTTTGCTGATGGAGATGTTGCCTGGTATCTCGTTTTCTCCTCTCACGTCTTTAACTTGGGTTTTACCTTTTCCCCTCATCTGTTTCCTCTAACGACTATCAAATATATCACCATGTAAACCTCTACTCATGCGTTACCATATATAGCTAGGACCCAAACAAACCACCCTAAACACATGCAATTTCCCACCCGACTAGGAAAACGTATATTCGAATATAGTCATAATCCGTTGAATAGCGTTCTTGTACTAGAacagaatatttatatttaaaaaatggttTCTGAATGTAAATTGCTTATATTTTATGCATCAGATACAAGTATATATCATAATTAGTTTGCAGCTATAAACTAATTAGTTATAGTTGATCTTTGTTTACCATATCCAATTTCCCACCCGACTAGGAAAACGTATATTCGAATATAGTCATAATCCGTTGAATAGCGTTCTTGTGCATGAacagaatatttatatttaaaaaatggttTCTGAATGTAAATTGCTTATATTTTATGCATCAGATACAAGTATATATCATAATTAGTTTGCAGCTATAAACTAATTAGTTATAGTTGATCTTTGTTTACCATATCCAAGCAATGTTGGATGATTTTTATTTCATGGAATTAGAATAGGTCTATAAGCATATTGAAGGTTCGGTCAAAAATTTTGAATTACATGCATGTAGTCATCCGGGCAGTgaagttttatatatttcaattgtatAGGTCTTTAATGACTTGCTATATAAGACTAAAACATGACATTACTTTCGTCAACAAATATATACCGTTTACCGTATATCATATATAAGCTAGAAATTTCGATGATTTTCTGCACGTTTGTATCTAATTAATTTATGTTCAGTTTGAATAACAATCTCTCCTGTCATCCAAACTTGCATCGAAATTCTCAAACCCTGCCTCATTAAACACCAGCTAAACAGTTTGCAAAGATGTCTTTAAGTTATCAACAAGGAACTCAGTTTAAAAGTATTCGCTTTGTGTTAAATATTTTTAGCATTCTGCAATTCATTCTCAGTTGTTGTAGATCGTTTCATTCACTACATAACTTATAACCACGTTATTTACAAAGTGGTTAGATTAAATTAAAACACCCCATGGGTGAGACCATTTGTGACTTCTTGACCTTAATTATGAACACTCTGTTGGGATAttaaacaaactaaaaaaaatcacCGTCTCTTTTATTCTCATTTAACCCGAACTCATTTCTTACTGGTCTTTTTTATATCTCAGGTATTCTCTTGACGAGTTTGAAGAACCATCTTTGAAGCAATGGATTGTCTCTAGCGAGACCTTTGATGAGAGGGAACTTGTGCGGTACCGCCAGAACTTGACAAAAGAAGTCGATATGACTTTACAGGATAAGGTAAATCTTATATTTAGATGTTCGATGTAGGACTTATCTAGCATGAAGTCGAGTTTtgtgcacattttttttaatattttaaattatgtttcaTCATTGCTCTGCAGATAATGAATGTGTCACGTATGTATCTAAACtctgaataaataaatgtttagaTTTTGCACAAACGCTTCCTTTGTGttgaaaaaataatgtttttcttCTCGTCTCCTCACAGTTCAGACATACACTGAATCGATGCACCAAATATTTCCTGGACTCTTTCCGACTTTTTAGCGACAAAAAGAGTGGTGGAAATTTGAACCTCACAAACCTGACGAATACTGAAGATGAATATTCAGAGTTTGAGAATGATCACGTGACAACTGGAGCAAGCACCGAGGACGTGGTATCATCTGTCGTCGACTACATTGTTGACTTATAACACCGAACACAGGGTATCACCGTGCACACTAGAGCAGGATTCATGGCATTATACTCATTGGCAAAGTACATCTTTAACATCCTTTCGTCATCGGTGGACCAGTTGCTAGTCTTTCATAGAGAATTCATCTCCTTAGTTAATCAAGTCTTCTTTGGTATGATTTGTTACTTCGAGCAGATTCCAATTGAGAACTCAATGGATTATCAATGGAATATGACTTGCTCAATTACTACCAAGAATGATCGACTGAAGGACGCCCTCACTGATCTTCAAGTGACCACCTTCCTGTTTGTTCTAATTTGTGGTAAGTCTCGTGTGGGTTGATCTCGTAAGAATGTTATCACATTGAAATAAGTAACTATTTAAACTTCATTAATTGTTCTTCTAATTACTTTTTATGTTCTTGTATTTCAGGTATGATCATCCATATCGTGCTTCATATATACATGAGGCGACTCTCGAACAGAAATCATGATCCAAATGAACACCTTCCCGCCCTCTATGATAATGGTAAGAATTATTCTTATAGGCTGCGACTTCTGTAGATTTATATGTACCTTCACTGTGTAATTTAGTAATATGTTAATTTGATTTTCAAGCGAAGAACCAACATCTTAACATTAATTGTTTATATATGCACATCACACCTCCTTAAATGTTAACTTCAGTTATCATCTTCCCCGCAATTTCACTTAATTGTTTCGAAGCTGGTCAGTATATTCGTTAAGAACAAAACATAAGTTAATGGATTCTTCTTTAAGAGGCCAACCAAATAGTCACAGGTTGAATTTCTTTACATTGTCTAGTTAATCTGTCTCCGTTACATGTCTTAAGCTAACTTTATATCTTGGATATTCCTATCCATCTCATTATTCATTTGTAGATCCAAAATCagattatacatacatattcctTTTCAACTCACTTTAGCTGACGGTGGCATTCCTAAGGACAAGAACATCGAACAGAACAGCATATCTAGAACTGTTCAGCTATTGCCATGGGGATCTACCTCGTATCACACTCGTGCACTTGAAGAAAACATCGGTCATGAGATCCGGCAGAGGTAAATCCATATAATGATGAATAATAGTggcaaaaaaattaacataataacTGACATTTGAAAGCGACTCATTATCATATCATTTCCTTGCAAtcgtgataaattaaagaccgcTTACTAAGATTCTTCTCTTTCCTCCCAATATGTGAACCTTAATCATAGTTCCACTGTGATAACTTAGGGAGAAACAAAGAAGTTGTATATGTAAAGATAAAAGGATGGGTTCGGCCTCCCCACACCTTCCCTTTTTGGAACTCCCTCTCAGGAAATTTGAAACTGGACTTAAAATTAAATTAGGTGTAGAAAGTAGTCTTATAGTATTACAAAAAGATGAGTGTGTAGCTTTTCAACGAATATAAACTGTTTCTTACCTATTGTTTCGTAGACGTTTCCTACACCCAACTCGTTATTCACCAACAATAACAATTGACCATGGTGCCAGGAGTATCAAAGATGTATTTCGTCATGAGTCTTCGTCATCTGTCTACACCACCTCCATCGTCACAACCTCCAGTCTGCTATCTTCATCAACTGTTACCACCTCCAGTCGATCATCTTCACCCATAGTCAGCAGTTTCAGTCGGTTGCCCCCAGTTCTGTGTCATTCGTCATTCTTCACTGTCACACCAGACGTCATCTGCAGCTTGAACAAAAGAAAGAGATCTGCACACAACCGACCAGACAAGATCACTTCCTCTGCATCTGCTTCCAACCGTAAATCGACCATTGGTGGTACGAGCACGAAATACGGCGTTCCATACAGAAACGAAGCACGCATgttaccattggttactgataCCACTTCAAGATTGTCGCTTTCCTCCAGTGGCTCGACTTCCAGCCTGTTGTCTTTATCAATTATTAGTCAAGAGGACTACACCGCACCATCTGTTGATGATGTCATGGCATTTGACAGCCTTTACTCAGAGACCGAAGCTAACGAAGATCCATTTGAAGATGACTCCTACCATCTCGAGCTTTTGTTTCCATCATCCGATGATAGCCTCTACTCTACGATCCAAGAGAACGACATTCCACGCAATAATGGAGCATACGCCATTGACTTACCATTGGAGTTTGATAACTTCTGCACTCCATCGCCTCCCACCAGTGGCTCGACTTCCAGCATGCTGTCTTTATCAATTATTAGTCAAGAGGACTACACAGCACCATCTGTTGATGATGTGGCATTTGACAGCATTTACTCAGAGACCGAAGCAAACGAAGATCCATTTGAAGATGACTCCTACCATCTCGAGCTTTTGTTTCCATCATCCGATGATAGCCTCTACTCTACGATCCAAGAGAACGACATTCCACGCAATAATATAGCATACGCCATTGACTTACCATTGGATTTTGATAACTTCTGCACTCCATCGCCTCCCACCAGTGGCTCGACTTCCAGCCTGCTGTCTTTATCAATTATTAGTCAAGAGGACTACACAGCACCATCTGTTGATGATGTGGCATTTGACAGCATTTACTCAGAGACCGAAGCAAACGAAGATCCATTTGAAGATGACTCCTACCATCTCGAGCTTTTGTTTCCATCATCCGATGATAGCCTCTACTCTACGATCCAAGAGAACGACATTCCACGCAATAATGGAGCATACGCCATTGACTTACCATTGGAGTTTGATAACTTCTGCACTCTATCGCCTCCCTCCAGTGACTCGAGTTCTAGCCTGGTATCTCCTTCCGATTCTTCCTCGCTTTTAACTCAAGAGGACTACGTGGATCCATTTGCTGATGATATATTTGCATCTGACAGGTCTAACACCCAGTCACAGGCAGACGAAAGCAGTCTCTTTGATTTTGAGGCATCCTGGGACTCAGAAACCGATGAAGATGAAGTGTCCCATTACGGTAATCCTTACCACCTTGAATTACCATTTGCAAACTCGTTTGGTAGCGCTGAATTCACGCAGGTGTGCGACATTCCATTTGGTTTTGAGAACATCTCAACCATCTCCAGCCTTAGCAGTTCATCCAGTGACATCACCTCCAGCCTGGCATTCTCTTCCTCTAATTCATCGATCAGTAGTGAAGATGACGTCATCGATGACGTCAATAATGATGACATTCTGATGAGCTCTGGCGGGTCTACCTACCAGCCAACTGAGTACTCCTCTTTTGAGTATTCTACCGGCTTAACGACTGATGAAGACGAAGATCCATTTAACGACGACTCCTACCACCTGGACTTACTGTTTCCATCCTGCGATGGTAGCCTCGACTCTGCAGTGATACAGGCTTATGACGTTCCAAACAGAAATAGAGCCTGCACCCTTGAGTTACCACTGGCAACTGACTACATCATCCGTCCTCTCCGACACAACCATATCGTTGAAACCGCCAACCGCAGTAACGATCTTCGCACCGAGATAAGCGAACAATTCACCGGCACTGGAAGTCTTCCAACCCGTCTACTGTACCAGGAGTTACTGTTTTCATCCTTCGATGGTAGCCTTGACTCTACAGTGATACAGGCTAATGACGTTCCAAACAGAAATAGAGCCTGCACCCTTGAGTTACCTCTGGCAACTGACTACATAATCCCTCCTCTCCGACATAACCATATCGTTGAAACCGTCAACCGCAGTAACGATCTTCGCACCGAGATAACCGAACAACTAACCGGCACGGGAAGTCTTCCAAACGGTCTCCTGTATCCGAATCTCGAAGAAACCTTATTTTTTCTAACTCTCAATTTGATCCAAAATCGCCTTTTCAACTGAAACTTGCCTGCTGTGAATTATCTAGAATCTCTAAAATCTCTAAATTCTCTAAAGTCTCTAAAATTGTCTTTTTTCCAAActactaaaatatattttttattgttgatgACTCGtactaaaataaaattaaaaaaactaatACATTGTGTGTCGGTGTTGTTCATTTCTAGTCTCACATGGGTGGTTAAATGTAATTAAGGATTATTATTTGCATTTTTATGTTATACAACCATCACGTAACTTAAACTCGGAGAAACCCTATCTTACTTTACTCAGCCAATCAGAACGGAATCCTTTATAAATATGGCTTTTAAAGGCATCCGTAAATTCACTTTttggagaatagcgcctcatcaggccacgtattcagtggacggtggctgcaagcatgccggtcgcagagatgtcaccacctctggccaaaggcaaggattcacgcacgccacctagtacgcttttggtcgatttgaccgaccctctgcgcatcctcccgggttcttttgcgacaacgagggagacatggtacgggatcctaggccacaaaaaaagcaccatgccacagccagaggtattatcgccagaggcctgtcttgaaccctagccacgatttacacgaccgacgaggaatgagtctttcgtcaccctctatagcatcggccaccacatcagctagtaaattatatggttgagttaatatatcaagacttcagcgaGGACTGATGAAAGAGCAAAAGAATTTTTAAACTGTATAATcattgatggagtcgaactcagttcatcggggttaccagtccactgctctaccctCTGAACCATTTGACGAGTTAACTTTCTACGAGCTTAAATTGGTGTTCttggttggatacaatctattggtaacagtggacgacactgccttcaacgaaatctctattcatcctgttttactctGCTTAGAACAACAGATCTGAAAATCTTTATTTACAAGAAGCTCATGCTtcaatgtctttgtttacattgcagcaagcagtaagaatgtcgttaatgtacaataggcttgatactatcgatgacttcCAAGCAAGCAGTACAATaaaacggattccgtgaaatcttcttattcacaaaaggttgctTCAGATTCTGCTCGCAAGTagtatttacatttttatgttatacagggttgtccaacttacggcccgcgggccacagtctggcccgccgcagggttgcgtccggcccgccagagatgctctacggtgcgaaatttagtgagcagatttattgataacaagtTGAAGCTAtaaaatcaatcattcgaaccttctatGTCCAAAaaatgcatacaggtcagtttgtgtgacactctctcagcggagaggggggggggggggggtgccggctggactttattcatctgttttatcaggaaggaaaataaatcagtgcgctccgcgcgcagtgttcacattttgttgccttgggcttcagGCAAAAAAttgagcgtagggttcatgcggcccttccttcatcataatcattccatgtggccctcctctgcaaaaggttggacaacccatGATGTTATACAACTATCACATGACTTAAACTCGGAAAAGCTATCTTActttattcagccaatcagaacGGAATCCTTTAGGCTAATCCCTTTTCCTCTTCTCCCATCCTCCACTCACAAGGCCCGTATATAACTACGCCACTAGGATAAGGTTATTGCCACATTATGAACCATCGATATTATGCCATTATATCTTATATTCCAACAGTGATGGTAATCGATCAGCATCGCTCTTTAATTGGGTGAACGTAAAGCCTTGGTAATATGACAAAAACTTGTTGTTACACTTTTGAATTTCACGCAAAAGTTTTCATAACTTAAAGTTTGATTCATCGATGTGTTGGGTGGGACGGGGTAGGACGTGCTCTCTAGCCCCCTAAAGTTTCCCCGTGATATGCATTTGATGCAGGTGCGTTTTAGCACTTCCGAAGTTTTAACCTCACCCCTTAGTGTTCGACCCCCCgacccccgccccctccccataCTTACTTTGATATTTCTGGTGCCGCCACTGTTTACAAACCTAAGGTACAGAATTTGCGAGGGACAAAACTCAGACAGGAGTCTGGGAGTCTTCCATGCCCACCTAACCCGTATGCCATATTTATTACAGTACTGTGAGATTATGTACCAAGGTAATTTATAAGCTGTTACATCTCATGATTGAATAAATTATGACTTGAAAAGTATCTGTAATGCACCTGCAGGCCTGATGTGAAGATAGGGGAGGGGCGGGTAAGTATGACCCCTTATTTCAAGTATTCACGTTTAAGAAAACAATTATGAAAATTGTCTTTGTCCCATGTTTCCCTGATTGACCCTGGGCTCCTGGGCTGTGACTCACTTACACCTTACTCGGGGAAggtgaaggtgggggggggggattgaatAGACAAACGCATTATACACAAATCCTCTATTAAATTCGAAGTGGATTGTTTTTCCAGATCAGATGGCTACATAGTCGTTAATCCAACTTGTCTAGATTTGTTCCAGGGTATACGTATTGTCAATTATATGAAGAGTTCGGAAATGATGTGCCTAAAAACTTGCAGTCTCGGCAAATGCAGACTTGTATTTCTATGCCAGCTTTGGGGCTTATGAAACTATATACTTGCCGACATACCCTTTCTTGTTTCATCGATTTCTCCTAAATTCTATAGACAGGATTACATCGAAGTTTCCACTTAACTGCATGTAGCAGACGTCATACAAAACGCAGTCCGACCGTCCATATAACTACCCTTAATTGTAGTTATCAATGTGTATGTGGGtgaatttataaattttgaaataaaatatatgaaatctttAAACAAAATCCACCCACATACACAGTAGCATGCCGTCACagcgcaaaaaaagaaaatatttaaagggCCTACAGCAGTGTCGTAGCAACGGCCGTGGCGGTTCGTGGGCGGCGGAATTTTCCCCAAACATctggcagcccccccccctcctcctcaaaGTTTTGCTTTGAGAAAATAGGTTATGCCTGCCtgacagccccctccccccccccccctagaagAGCACTGGGCCCTTTAAACACAAATGTCTATAGGTACCCCTAGACCTAGAATACTCGTGTCTGAGTGCGACAATGGTGTGCATGTCTGTTTATTGGCGTTGGGTGGATTCGAGAGGGGACAAGTTAAGATGTAGTAAATCTCATAAATGACTATAATAACACTCTCCTCGTTGTATCCTCACCATGAGACATGAGCCCCTCCGCTAAGCAAGAATATTAAACGTTCAAAGCCTCGCCACTTTGGTACAGTAAATAAGTAACAAAAGCGACTACAATCGTATAATAAAGAATGACAGATTGACCATTTTAATCAAACCTGTATATAATCCAGtgtttccttaaaaaaaaatgttttgcagGTCTGTAATGCCCCAGTCCTGGACTGGGTCATCTTTTCTGTTGTAACGCAAACGTTTGCGCCAACAGTGATTACTTTGTAAAGGAGCTCCACACATAACACGAAGTAATTGTGATCATTTTATGTGTATGTTCCCCCTAACACCATGGAAACTGGAAAAGCTCATATTTGGTTGTAACTTAGGTTTTTCATCGTATTTTCCTAACGAAAATAACTTGTGCTTTAGTTTTTGTCGTCAATTATACATGAATAGCTGCTTGGAGGACTTTAAAAAACTTATTGAGGACTAACTCATGCGTTGATTGTGTAATTCCAGAGTTCCTTATCTCAGACGGTCATTCAAGGGTTCCTTGTATTGAAACATAGTAAGTTACAGTCCCAGTTTCACGATATACTTAGCGTATGTAACGTACTGTAGGCCAACGTTATgcctaacagtaacattttGACTTGAGAGATACAAAAGACAGCTACATAACTTATAATTACTCTCGTTATGATGGCATTCTAatgaaaatttaacagttttatttagaCTGTCACAAGTACCAGGCTTTATAACAGTAGCCAAACCACACTTAAGCTAGGCTACACTACAGctctaacttaggcctaggttACATTGTGCTAAATCATGAATTTGCCACAGTCTGATGGGACAATACTTAACTGAAATGGCAAATATGGAAAGGGGTACAACTATAGATTACCCCTCCAACACGCAAGTCCATTGTGTAGCCGACTACACTGTCAAACGTACACACAGTGCCCATACAGTACAACAAAGATTAATGGATCTCATTATAAtagcatggacacttcgaagttcggacacctaagccttaaaacaccccaaaactatatcttctggtctaaatcacctgaaaatatacttgatatggtgggagaattgtgttatattacgatacacggccaaactttctttcctgcaaactgttttcatgttgtatttcaagaagattcttcgtgattgtggaactggtatttctttgctagagtattgcgaagttcggacacccaacccacagtgtggcgctggcgATAAAAttagtggcgcagttgctctttcagtaattataacagacttcatagatctccgtcattttattgataaatatgtaagtacttactTACAcatgggtcattttggagagaaaataactgtagctttgtagtttttcgtgaaattggctgttgctatatgttttcatggtgaaattgtgtatttcttagggtgtccgaacttcgcagtgttccgaacttcgcaatactgactatactgcAAGGTATCCAAGGAAGTATTCAGCGTAGCCACTCCTGGGGAACCTTTGGGCTTGgtctttttgaaaacttccttAATGTTAAACTCACTAGGATATGATTGGGGCCAATGATAGTGTTAGTTAAgaaaatgtatgtgacacaaaCTTGTCTTTTATCAAACCAATTTTgtagttaggcctaggccctatacTCACTAATTAAGAGCTACCAAATGGTTGTAACCACATAGATATCTTAGTTAATCTGAGGCATTCAACTACAGCATGTGCAATTAGTCTTGTTATAACTTGTTAAACAGCCCAAGCCAAAATGAAAGCTAATAGCAATTTAAATATTGCACATCTATCAGGGCTACTTTCTCTCGATATCCAATAAATTCTGATTGTTCCAAGCCTGGAAATTGGAACAaacttaaatttgtttattgaaagtttcaaactcTGGATTTGTTACCAAGATGTCACTGGTTTCAATCCTTTAGTAGTCATAA
This window contains:
- the LOC139970507 gene encoding uncharacterized protein, giving the protein MVRIFSFGVACVLLCVVVRTIINVPLHVDSEKLGICADVNTSEIAASLKQTLDLTDVRCYPDPDNASLLKCPLRPLRMTVKDTNSSGFADGDVAWYSLDEFEEPSLKQWIVSSETFDERELVRYRQNLTKEVDMTLQDKVNLIFRCSIDKKSGGNLNLTNLTNTEDEYSEFENDHVTTGASTEDVVSSVVDYIVDL
- the LOC139971337 gene encoding uncharacterized protein; this translates as MIIHIVLHIYMRRLSNRNHDPNEHLPALYDNADGGIPKDKNIEQNSISRTVQLLPWGSTSYHTRALEENIGHEIRQRRFLHPTRYSPTITIDHGARSIKDVFRHESSSSVYTTSIVTTSSLLSSSTVTTSSRSSSPIVSSFSRLPPVLCHSSFFTVTPDVICSLNKRKRSAHNRPDKITSSASASNRKSTIGGTSTKYGVPYRNEARMLPLVTDTTSRLSLSSSGSTSSLLSLSIISQEDYTAPSVDDVMAFDSLYSETEANEDPFEDDSYHLELLFPSSDDSLYSTIQENDIPRNNGAYAIDLPLEFDNFCTPSPPTSGSTSSMLSLSIISQEDYTAPSVDDVAFDSIYSETEANEDPFEDDSYHLELLFPSSDDSLYSTIQENDIPRNNIAYAIDLPLDFDNFCTPSPPTSGSTSSLLSLSIISQEDYTAPSVDDVAFDSIYSETEANEDPFEDDSYHLELLFPSSDDSLYSTIQENDIPRNNGAYAIDLPLEFDNFCTLSPPSSDSSSSLVSPSDSSSLLTQEDYVDPFADDIFASDRSNTQSQADESSLFDFEASWDSETDEDEVSHYGNPYHLELPFANSFGSAEFTQVCDIPFGFENISTISSLSSSSSDITSSLAFSSSNSSISSEDDVIDDVNNDDILMSSGGSTYQPTEYSSFEYSTGLTTDEDEDPFNDDSYHLDLLFPSCDGSLDSAVIQAYDVPNRNRACTLELPLATDYIIRPLRHNHIVETANRSNDLRTEISEQFTGTGSLPTRLLYQELLFSSFDGSLDSTVIQANDVPNRNRACTLELPLATDYIIPPLRHNHIVETVNRSNDLRTEITEQLTGTGSLPNGLLYPNLEETLFFLTLNLIQNRLFN